One Pichia kudriavzevii chromosome 3, complete sequence genomic window carries:
- a CDS encoding uncharacterized protein (PKUD0C10060; similar to Saccharomyces cerevisiae YMR083W (ADH3); ancestral locus Anc_2.480): protein MFASTFRSQAVRAARFTRFQSTFAIPEKQMGVIFETHGGPLQYKEIPVPKPKPTEILINVKYSGVCHTDLHAWKGDWPLPAKLPLVGGHEGAGIVVAKGSAVTNFEIGDYAGIKWLNGSCMSCEFCEQGDESNCEHADLSGYTHDGSFQQYATADAIQAAKIPKGTDLSEVAPILCAGVTVYKALKTADLRAGQWVAISGAAGGLGSLAVQYAKAMGLRVLGIDGGEGKKELFEQCGGDVFIDFTRYPRDAPEKMVADIKAATNGLGPHGVINVSVSPAAISQSCDYVRATGKVVLVGMPSGAVCKSDVFTHVVKSLQIKGSYVGNRADTREALEFFNEGKVRSPIKVVPLSTLPEIYELMEQGKILGRYVVDTSK from the coding sequence ATGTTTGCATCAACCTTCAGAAGTCAAGCTGTAAGAGCTGCAAGATTTACTAGATTCCAATCCACTTTTGCCATTCCAGAGAAGCAAATGGGTGTTATCTTTGAAACTCATGGTGGTCCTTTACAATACAAGGAAATTCCAGTTCCAAAACCAAAGCCAACTGAAATTTTAATCAATGTTAAATACTCTGGTGTCTGCCATACCGATTTACACGCATGGAAAGGTGACTGGCCATTACCAGCAAAGTTACCCCTAGTTGGTGGTCACGAAGGTGCGGGCATTGTTGTTGCGAAAGGTTCTGCAGTTACCAACTTTGAGATTGGCGATTATGCTGGTATTAAGTGGTTAAACGGTTCATGTATGTCATGTGAATTCTGTGAACAAGGTGATGAATCTAACTGTGAACATGCCGATTTGAGTGGTTATACTCATGATGGTTCTTTCCAACAATATGCCACTGCTGACGCTATTCAAGCTGCAAAGATCCCAAAGGGTACCGACTTATCTGAAGTTGCCCCAATTTTATGTGCTGGTGTTACTGTCTATAAAGCTTTGAAAACTGCTGATTTAAGAGCAGGTCAATGGGTTGCGATTTCTGGTGCCGCTGGTGGTCTAGGTTCTCTTGCTGTCCAATATGCAAAGGCAATGGGTCTAAGAGTTTTAGGTATCGATGGTGGTGAAGGTAAAAAGGAACTTTTTGAACAATGTGGTGGTGATGTGTTTATCGATTTTACCAGATACCCAAGAGATGCACCTGAAAAGATGGTTGCTGATATTAAGGCTGCAACTAACGGTTTGGGTCCACACGGTGTTATCAATGTCTCTGTCTCCCCAGCTGCTATCTCTCAATCATGTGACTATGTTAGAGCAACTGGTAAGGTTGTCCTTGTCGGTATGCCATCTGGTGCTGTCTGTAAGTCTGATGTCTTCACTCATGTTGTTAAATCTTTACAAATTAAAGGTTCTTATGTTGGTAACAGAGCAGATACCAGAGAAGCTTTGGAATTCTTTAATGAAGGTAAGGTCAGATCTCCAATCAAGGTTGTCCCATTATCTACTTTACCTGAAATTTACGAATTGATGGAGCAAGGTAAGATTTTAGGTAGATACGTTGTTGATACTTCTaaataa
- a CDS encoding uncharacterized protein (PKUD0C10070; similar to Saccharomyces cerevisiae YPL108W; ancestral locus Anc_8.594), which yields MILVGVPSTRSLSFFIMSQKASMQTLTKNNNIQMPKQLDYNDGESVTKKASGLIRFRKGQSEEDYNFQKEQFWSTGPLVQNHTFVTEFVEKFIENTISEDYSITDRSKIERETIIHGLEKLYFQREYERCLKDVQLLKDNIDKFNPNLDLNAKKNKNLKRIYNELNYISSMCIKKIHESNEKKLGEI from the coding sequence ATGATTTTAGTTGGTGTGCCATCTACACGTTCTCTTAGTTTCTTTATCATGTCACAGAAAGCAAGCATGCAAACCCttacaaaaaataacaacatACAAATGCCTAAACAACTGGACTATAATGATGGTGAGTCAGTTACGAAAAAAGCAAGTGGGTTAATACGATTTCGTAAGGGACAGTCTGAGGAAGACtacaattttcaaaaggagCAGTTCTGGTCCACGGGTCCTTTAGTACAGAATCACACATTTGTGActgaatttgttgaaaagtttattgaaaacacaATTAGTGAAGATTATTCAATCACAGATCGATCGAAAATAGAACGTGAAACAATCATACACGGATTGGAGAAGCTGTATTTTCAAAGGGAATATGAGCGATGTCTAAAAGATGTTCAACTATTGAAGGACAATATCGATAAGTTCAATCCTAATTTGGATCTTaatgcaaagaagaataagaatttgaaaagaatttATAATGAGCTGAATTATATTTCTTCGATGTGCATCAAAAAGATCCATGAAAGTAACGAAAAGAAACTGGGGGAAATCTAA
- a CDS encoding uncharacterized protein (PKUD0C10080; similar to Saccharomyces cerevisiae YBR167C (POP7); ancestral locus Anc_8.593), protein MARRESKKTQIIKHAPLRPYVHTELDTTLYIKTNTPFISAIKRIEKMILKFDDIPNKKGTLVRRGNISKKTNYITVKGMGKSINKVINIGLHFKFEENFQVDIFTKSVGVLDEFVQIEKTEDQEQIRKKENGNDGEKEEEEEEEEEEEEEEEEELVRKRNVGAVEVRVYL, encoded by the coding sequence ATGGCCAGGAGAGAATctaaaaaaacacaaatcATTAAGCATGCACCATTACGTCCTTATGTGCACACAGAATTGGACACAACATTATATATTAAGACAAATACACCATTTATATCAGCAATCAAAAGAATCGagaaaatgattttgaagtttGATGATATACCTAATAAAAAGGGTACCTTAGTACGAAGGGGGAATATTAGTAAGAAAACTAATTACATCACTGTTAAAGGAATGGGTAAATCGATAAACAAGGTAATTAATATTGGATTACATTttaagtttgaagaaaactttCAAGTAGACATATTTACTAAAAGTGTTGGTGTATTAGATGAGTTTgtccaaattgaaaaaacagaGGATCAAGAgcaaataagaaaaaaggaaaatggcaatgatggtgagaaagaagaagaagaagaagaagaagaagaagaagaagaagaagaagaagaagagctggtaagaaaaagaaacgtCGGTGCTGTAGAAGTTCGTGTTTATTTATAA
- a CDS encoding uncharacterized protein (PKUD0C10090; similar to Saccharomyces cerevisiae YGL233W (SEC15); ancestral locus Anc_3.554), producing MSTTKYSGDEKLIEYALSSQDYIDQFIPIIKSELQTKNSLNELIEKLETIQVQKEHQLQDVSYESIDDISDSVNAITDVVSATDAIASTIQNINKELHKSGNELLNVKQKVVNYEQTKGRIVETNEKINSCLEILNLTNKILDLIKNEDFYRALILLKSLSNIKEMETFPFINRFLNSIPSFKLIIVEETFNQLNRWLNLSIEKNLTDFGELLFEHFQVINDSWFEKQSADSKLLSFKVNTPVEISFRPIEFKTFNPLDKLKINLQPLYHSILVFHELNQLQDLKEYISNDIVRRIDHLFIPIKDSITRQNVFPGNESLRINLFSICSFSITDRIMNEKTNFKIRSLDDIQSTFNNIQKKFLPLLANHIEFYDFDLNDLIEINDIFGIYYQLLTYYNFNAEPIYRLMLKVFKKFCDKSIEDVNKKYTQLSLNDNSQPLIIQSQDELNRITDNVFYISAVAKENFPITVPFSEIYVSTSQLLKNLIRDLYEFVARYYTEDNNVIINRISRSIDKVLINIVLKDLDDKIKSTYKEVVSQNLVNLDFYSSSIYEIENYLNFSEDKLVMRTRKFSSVVKLDAINEFKKARRLAIESMFNMIDSKVHSLFDMVDFNWESEEVEQSPNTGIIDLIGFLQDSFKLNFSHLPESIKSLLLLKILDKIAKFMEDSIFEVKKLNEISIKNFSQDIEYIEASISNFYDSKSNIDETLMEPLKNLFTKLQQIIELLMDGTFDNYKNDDIRMRNFNKIAQEEAVSLINKLSKPVELENETPEPSDDSQDDVRSIFGLKRSATTFTFRK from the coding sequence ATGTCTACCACAAAGTACAGCGGTGATGAAAAACTGATAGAATATGCTTTGAGCTCCCAAGATTACATTGACCAGTTCATTCCAATCATAAAATCTGAATTACAAACAAAGAACTCTTTAAATGAGCTGATTGAGAAACTGGAGACGattcaagttcaaaagGAACATCAGCTTCAAGATGTATCATATGAGTCAATTGATGACATTTCTGATTCGGTCAATGCGATTACTGATGTAGTTAGCGCAACTGATGCGATTGCATCCACtatccaaaatatcaataaagaACTACATAAATCAGGTAACGAGCTTTTGAATGTCAAGCAAAAAGTAGTTAATTATGAACAGACAAAGGGGAGAATAGTGGAAACCAACGAAAAAATCAACTCGTGCCTTGAAATCTTAAACCTCACAAAcaaaattcttgatttaatcaaaaatgaagatttttATAGAGCTTTGATATTACTCAAATCTCTGTCaaacatcaaagaaatggagACTTTCCCATTTATTAATAGATTTTTAAACTCTATTCCCTCTTTCAAATTAATCATTGTGGAGGAGACattcaatcaattgaaCAGATGGTTGAATCTAAgtatagaaaaaaatttaacTGATTTTGGTGAGCTATTGTTTGAGCATTTCCAAGTTATCAATGATAGCTGGTTTGAAAAACAGTCTGCCGATTCTAAATTGCTTAGTTTTAAGGTAAATACTCCGGTTGAAATTTCATTCAGGCCAATTGAGTTTAAAACCTTTAATCCGTTGgacaaattgaaaattaaCTTACAGCCCCTCTATCACTCAATATTAGTCTTTCACGAGCTAAATCAGCTTCAAGACCTGAAGGAGTACATTTCTAATGATATAGTCAGAAGAATAGATCATCTGTTTATTCCAATCAAGGATTCCATAACGAGGCAGAATGTATTCCCCGGTAATGAATCCTTGAGGatcaatttattttcaatttgctCATTCTCAATCACAGATAGAATAATGAACGAAAAAACCAATTTTAAAATAAGATCTTTGGATGATATACAAAGCACGTTTAATAACATccaaaagaaatttttACCATTATTAGCCAATCATATTGAATTCTATGATTTTGACTTGAACGACCTAATTGAGAtaaatgatatttttggaaTATATTACCAACTATTGACTTATTATAACTTTAATGCAGAACCAATATATCGATTAATGTTAAAAGtcttcaagaaattttGTGATAAGTCtattgaagatgtcaaCAAGAAATATACTCAATTGTCATTGAATGATAACTCACAACCACTGATAATTCAATCACAAGATGAGTTGAATCGAATCACTGACAATGTTTTTTATATCTCTGCGGTTGCAAAGGAGAATTTCCCTATAACAGTTCCTTTTTCGGAGATCTATGTCAGCACAAGCCAATTATTAAAGAATCTGATCAGAGATTTATACGAATTTGTTGCAAGGTATTACACCGAAGATAATAATGTGATTATAAATAGAATTTCTAGGTCTATTGATAAAGTGTTGATAAATATAGTATTGAAGGATTTGGATGACAAAATTAAGTCCACGTACAAGGAAGTGGTTTCTCAGAATTTAGtcaatttggatttttatTCAAGCTCAATATacgaaattgaaaactacCTAAATTTCTCCGAAGATAAGTTGGTAATGAGAACAAGGAAGTTCTCGAGCGTAGTTAAGTTGGATGCAATAAATGAGTTTAAAAAAGCCAGGAGATTGGCAATCGAGAGTATGTTTAACATGATTGATAGTAAGGTTCACTCATTGTTTGACATGGTTGATTTTAATTGGGAGTCTGAAGAAGTTGAGCAATCTCCAAACACAGGAATTATTGATTTAATTGGGTTCTTACaagattctttcaaattaaATTTTTCCCATTTACCGGAGTCTATCAAATCTCTATTGCTACTCAAAATTCTGGACAAGATTGCAAAGTTTATGGaagattcaatttttgaagTGAAAAAACTAAACGAAATCTCTATAAAAAATTTTTCCCAGGATATTGAATACATAGAAGCATCGATTAGCAACTTTTACGATTCAAAAAGTAATATCGATGAAACTTTGATGGAACCACTGAAGAACTTATTTACCAAGTTGCAACAAATTATAGAATTGCTAATGGATGGTACATTCGACAATTATAAAAACGATGATATAAGAATgagaaatttcaacaagatAGCACAAGAAGAAGCTGTTAGTTTGATCAATAAATTATCCAAACctgttgaacttgaaaatgaaacaCCTGAACCTTCGGATGATTCTCAGGATGATGTAAGGTCTATTTTCGGATTGAAAAGGTCCGCTACAACTTTTACTTTCAGAAAATGA
- a CDS encoding uncharacterized protein (PKUD0C10100; similar to Saccharomyces cerevisiae YGL231C (EMC4); ancestral locus Anc_3.552), which translates to MSWLDIHKNERLYVNAYKQSKLVKITPPQGYTDNAYQDIDEGRISSNCGRVRNKGKILNFDLKDMKKKKLWELSTSPAKSIIMNIGMSYMSPNEIQVIPITMLCMLFINTFKELFQVNEKFEQLDKSMEGDVDSYDVNLMKLVYILSCCGNLAVGIWKLNSMGLIPTKTSDWLAFEKKLSSKESFV; encoded by the coding sequence ATGAGTTGGTTGGATATCCACAAGAATGAAAGACTGTATGTGAATGCTTATAAACAAAGCAAGCTCGTGAAAATTACCCCTCCACAAGGTTATACTGATAATGCGTACCAAGATATAGATGAAGGACGAATTTCCTCCAACTGTGGCAGGGTGAGAAATAAAGGAAAGATACTGAACtttgatttgaaagatatgaaaaaaaagaaactgtGGGAACTATCAACATCACCTGCAAAATCTATAATTATGAATATTGGTATGTCATATATGTCCCCTAATGAAATTCAAGTCATACCAATAACAATGTTGTGCATGCTTTTCATTAATACGTTCAAAGAATTATTCCAGGTTAACGAAAAATTTGAACAGCTTGATAAAAGTATGGAGGGCGATGTAGATAGCTACGATGTTAATCTTATGAAACTTGTATATATTCTCTCTTGCTGCGGGAATTTGGCGGTTGGAATTTGGAAGCTAAACTCAATGGGGTTGATACCTACAAAAACGAGTGATTGGTTGGCATTCGAAAAGAAGTTATCGAGTAAGGAGTCATTCGTATAA
- a CDS encoding uncharacterized protein (PKUD0C10110; similar to Saccharomyces cerevisiae YFR043C (IRC6); ancestral locus Anc_3.550) has product MNRILIIGPPKVDMVEFVKRVFDQTLPSLPSVPKGEQNGVICEGLTIDNKYCCIEIDVFIDQTEDTTLESYDECVKELMSPEIQELRENVPFIIFIYLDSEVLEAHNQALSELEEQIKHDYVHANQDAGFEKILVHRLLYSERNLEKQTDELREEIVLFPWPAITKKTHAPLGEANKTIDKDSLDEMRLDSLERDMNMLRTARANHLYSGEKNLSAEEKGLVQKILDTHLGT; this is encoded by the coding sequence ATGAATCGTATCCTGATAATTGGTCCGCCTAAAGTGGATATGGTCGAATTTGTAAAAAGGGTTTTTGACCAAACACTGCCTAGTCTTCCGTCTGTTCCCAAAGGAGAACAGAATGGTGTCATTTGTGAAGGGCTGACAATTGACAACAAATATTGTTGCATTGAGATCGACGTATTCATCGATCAAACTGAAGACACAACACTCGAGTCATATGATGAGTGCGTCAAAGAACTGATGTCACCAGAAATTCAGGAACTACGAGAAAATGTACCgtttattatatttatataccTTGATAGTGAAGTATTGGAAGCACACAATCAAGCACTTTCGGAACTCGAGGAGCAAATAAAACATGATTATGTTCATGCTAATCAAGATGCTGGGTTTGAGAAAATACTGGTACACCGGTTGTTATATTCTGAAAGAAATCTAGAGAAGCAAACCGATGAACtgagagaagaaattgtACTCTTTCCTTGGCCAGCCATCACAAAGAAGACACATGCTCCTCTAGGGGAGGCCAATAAGACAATAGACAAGGATAGTCTTGACGAAATGAGATTGGACAGCTTAGAGAGGGATATGAACATGCTCCGCACAGCCCGTGCTAATCATTTATATAGTGGTGAGAAAAATCTTTCCGCTGAAGAGAAGGGCCTTGTTCAGAAGATACTAGACACTCATCTAGGAACTTAA
- a CDS encoding uncharacterized protein (PKUD0C10120), protein MQRLQKISRAAFSVNRSLVNTFKYAKQDQLYVHQLNNEITKVSFSEDPDKLAIGALKGLINEKDLLISPDNFIENKDFLNVLHKTYSDHAHKDQAYIYDALNYANNHMALSDYKKILKYMDERPETQNTVGYVLVDNKGAIVPDSYEQNDTYTLCNIDGIIKLSDFMAEKLQENL, encoded by the coding sequence ATGCAGAGACTACAGAAAATATCAAGGGCAGCTTTTTCTGTCAATAGGAGCTTGGTGAACACTTTCAAGTATGCAAAGCAGGATCAATTGTATGTTCACCAGCTGAACAATGAGATAACAAAAGTTTCCTTCAGTGAAGATCCAGACAAGCTAGCGATTGGTGCACTCAAGGGTTTAATCAATGAGAAGGATTTGCTTATTTCACCTGATAACTTCATCgaaaacaaagatttcTTGAATGTATTGCATAAAACATATTCTGATCATGCCCACAAAGATCAAGCATACATTTACGATGCCTTAAACTATGCAAATAATCATATGGCATTATCGGACTATAAGAAGATACTGAAGTACATGGACGAAAGACCTGAAACTCAAAACACTGTGGGGTATGTCCTTGTCGATAACAAGGGTGCCATAGTTCCAGATAGCTATGAACAAAATGATACTTACACTCTGTGTAATATTGATGGCATTATCAAATTGAGTGACTTCATGGCCGAAAAACTACAAGAAAATTTATAG
- a CDS encoding uncharacterized protein (PKUD0C10130; similar to Saccharomyces cerevisiae YGL227W (VID30); ancestral locus Anc_3.544) — MVELTIREARVPEYMKLQSLSTHLINEFSNDGDLKSLPDTLQWQKIIYLANQGYLGKNPVSFMDESLESQEYLRNLLDISLISQEYAYFELANSNITGNNFNGSGKSHPLNGDSGSLLKYLNHGKSSTSLLSLERQARENGIDIANISHSDGGYYLSGNINWGSMASLQNDQFLNRDVSLPYKLEMPKTDVKLLLTEDGKEIRTPFIENTVFNLYPRSNNKGNVVTILMDSYVTPLLGIFYYEIEITRGANDQEDVVIGFVKDEIKNLSYPSSSMVDMRGSDDRAVGWNGRNGVLTIWNVKRIEKTTCNFGCNDVVGMGYNLYNDSFFITKNGYMICELGSIEMFLAKSFEGKKNVKGLVPSISLGSYSGARVNLGIRKDDPEFKFDISNYVKQNKLHFMDSLKKKNTKPFKLPDNTLISDSIDSDNDLTTYIDALVLGYLKYGGHESIVQALEADLKDLQRKIYIPPIQESSNTRLETKTLLQLCSLKRDLKQMIKNNDFYGLRKRLEIEYPGFLTTYRKIDFRIKVVELIYFFTTGKYEIEKCIRLASQLQMLFKEEEFKFYVNRITVLFSFKDPINSPLFKELYYGNKTKINRALIMAINEQNRLPLVSPLDTVILSTDQNLESMKDDSNGEKWPLLINLLEDYIMF; from the coding sequence ATGGTTGAGTTAACAATAAGGGAGGCTAGGGTACCCGAATATATGAAACTTCAATCACTTTCAACTCACTTGATTAACGAGTTTTCTAACGATGGTGACTTAAAATCGTTGCCGGACACATTACAATGGcagaaaataatatatttAGCAAACCAGGGATATTTAGGGAAGAATCCGGTTAGTTTCATGGATGAAAGTCTTGAGTCTCAAGAATATCTGAGAAACTTGTTAGACATTAGTTTGATCTCTCAGGAATATGCATACTTTGAGCTTGCCAACTCTAACATCACTGGCAATAACTTTAATGGCAGCGGCAAGTCCCATCCCCTCAACGGAGATTCGGGTAGTTTACTGAAATACTTGAATCACGGAAAAAGCTCAACAAGTCTATTGTCTTTAGAACGACAGGCACGTGAAAACGGTATAGATATTGCTAATATCTCCCATTCAGATGGCGGCTACTACTTATCTGGTAATATTAACTGGGGATCCATGGCATCCCTGCAAAACGATCAATTTCTAAATAGGGATGTTTCTTTACCGTATAAATTAGAAATGCCAAAGACAGATGTAAAGCTTCTACTCACCGAAGATGGCAAAGAAATACGTACAccttttattgaaaataccgttttcaatttgtatCCTCGGTCAAATAACAAAGGTAATGTTGTGACCATACTGATGGACTCGTATGTTACCCCACTATTGGGCATCTTTTATTACGAGATTGAAATCACAAGAGGCGCAAATGATCAAGAAGATGTGGTTATTGGGTTTGTCAAAGATGAGATTAAAAATCTGTCGTATCCTAGTTCTTCAATGGTTGACATGAGAGGTAGTGATGATCGTGCAGTTGGTTGGAATGGTAGAAACGGTGTCCTGACCATTTGGAATGTCAAGCGGATTGAAAAAACAACCTGTAATTTTGGCTGTAACGATGTCGTTGGTATGGGATATAACTTATACAACGATTCATTCTTTATTACCAAGAATGGTTATATGATTTGCGAGTTAGGATCGATTGAAATGTTTTTGGCAAAAAGCTTCgaaggtaaaaaaaatgttaaagGTTTAGTTCCCTCAATAAGTTTAGGATCTTACTCTGGTGCCCGTGTGAACTTAGGGATTAGAAAAGATGATCctgaattcaaatttgatatcTCAAATTATGttaaacaaaataaactgCATTTTATGGATTCtctcaaaaaaaagaataccAAGCCATTTAAACTGCCTGATAACACACTTATTAGTGATAGTATTGATTCTGATAATGATCTTACAACCTACATCGATGCGCTAGTTTTAGGATATTTGAAGTATGGAGGTCATGAATCCATTGTTCAGGCTTTAGAGGCGGATCTAAAAGATTTGCAAAGAAAGATATATATCCCCCCAATTCAAGAATCAAGCAACACCAGACTTGAAACCAAGACCCTGTTACAACTTTGTAGCCTTAAAAGAGACTTGAAGCAGATgatcaaaaacaatgacTTTTATGGGCTGAGGAAACGCTTGGAAATAGAGTATCCTGGGTTTTTAACTACTTATAGAAAGATTGACTTTCGTATAAAAGTGGTTGAGTTGATTTACTTCTTTACTACAGGTAAAtatgagattgaaaaatgcaTCAGATTGGCATCGCAGTTACAAATGTTATTCAAGGAGGAGGAGTTTAAATTTTATGTTAACAGAATAactgttttgttttcttttaaagaTCCAATCAATTCACCATTGTTCAAGGAATTGTATTATGGGAACAAAACTAAGATCAATCGAGCATTAATTATGGCTATTAATGAGCAAAATCGTTTACCATTAGTTTCACCTTTAGATACCGTGATACTAAGCACTGACCAGAATCTGGAGTCCATGAAAGACGATTCTAATGGTGAAAAGTGGCCTTTGTTAATCAACCTATTAGAAGATTATATAAtgttttaa
- a CDS encoding uncharacterized protein (PKUD0C10140; similar to Saccharomyces cerevisiae YER043C (SAH1); ancestral locus Anc_3.545): MSAPSQTYKVADISLAAFGRKDIELSENEMPGLMYIRKKYGPAQPLKGARIAGCLHMTIQTAVLIETLVALGAEVTWSSCNIYSTQDHAAAAIAAAGVPVFAWKGETEEEYEWCIEQQLFAFKDGKKLNLILDDGGDLTKLVHDKYPEMLDDCFGLSEETTTGVHNLYKMVKDNVLKIPAINVNDSVTKSKFDNLYGCRESLIDGIKRATDVMVAGKVAVVAGFGDVGKGCAMALRGMGARVIVTEVDPINALQAAVSGYEVNTMDDVAKIGQIFVTTTGCRDIITGAHFEQMPEDAIVCNIGHFDIEIDVAWLKANAVECINIKPQVDRYLMKSGRHVILLADGRLVNLGCATGHSSFVMSCSFSNQVLAQIALFKANDAEFRKTYPEFEKTGPFTVGVHILPKILDETVARCHLDHLGVKLTKLSNAQADYLSIPEQGPYKPDHYRY, encoded by the coding sequence ATGTCCGCTCCATCCCAAACTTACAAGGTTGCAGATATCTCCTTAGCTGCCTTTGGTAGAAAAGATATCGAACTATCCGAAAATGAAATGCCAGGTCTTATGTACATCAGAAAGAAGTACGGACCAGCACAACCATTAAAGGGTGCTAGAATTGCCGGTTGTTTACACATGACCATCCAAACTGCTGTTTTAATTGAAACTTTGGTTGCGTTAGGTGCAGAAGTTACCTGGTCTTCTTGTAACATCTACTCCACTCAGGATCACGCTGCTGCAGCTATTGCCGCAGCTGGTGTTCCAGTTTTCGCTTGGAAGGGTGAAACCGAAGAAGAGTACGAATGGTGTATTGAACAACAACTATTTGCATTCAAGGATGGtaagaaattgaatttgattttggatgaTGGTGGTGATTTAACTAAATTAGTCCATGACAAGTACCCAGAAATGTTAGATGATTGTTTCGGTTTATCTGAAGAAACTACCACTGGTGTCCACAACTTGTACAAGATGGTCAAGGATAATGTCTTGAAGATTCCAGCTATCAATGTTAATGATTCCGTTACCAAGTCCAAATTCGACAACTTATACGGTTGTAGAGAATCTTTGATTGATGGTATTAAGAGGGCAACCGATGTCATGGTTGCTGGTAAAGTTGCAGTTGTTGCAGGTTTCGGTGATGTTGGTAAAGGTTGTGCTATGGCTCTTAGAGGTATGGGTGCAAGAGTTATTGTTACTGAAGTCGATCCAATTAACGCTTTGCAAGCTGCAGTTTCTGGTTATGAAGTCAACACTATGGATGACGTCGCTAAGATTGGTCAAATTTTCGTCACAACTACCGGTTGTAGAGATATCATCACTGGTGCACATTTCGAACAAATGCCAGAAGATGCAATTGTTTGTAACATTGGTcactttgatattgaaattgatgttGCTTGGTTGAAGGCTAACGCTGTTGAATGTATCAACATCAAGCCACAAGTTGACAGATACCTTATGAAGTCTGGTAGACACGTCATCTTATTAGCAGATGGAAGATTGGTTAACTTGGGTTGTGCAACTGGTCATTCCTCCTTTGTCATGTCATGTTCCTTCTCTAACCAAGTTTTAGCCCAAATCGCTTTGTTCAAGGCTAATGATGCGGAATTCAGAAAGACTTACCCAGAATTCGAAAAGACTGGTCCTTTCACCGTTGGTGTCCACATCTTAccaaagattttggatGAAACCGTTGCAAGATGTCATTTGGACCACTTGGGAGTTAAATTGACCAAGTTATCTAATGCTCAAGCAGATTACTTATCCATCCCAGAGCAAGGTCCATACAAGCCAGATCACTACAGATACTAA